Proteins from one Cryptomeria japonica chromosome 4, Sugi_1.0, whole genome shotgun sequence genomic window:
- the LOC131070175 gene encoding F-box/FBD/LRR-repeat protein At1g13570 → MARRRSRRTLDDLPDGILRLILSKIPFKEAVRCSVVSKGWRSCWRFVENLKFSEDFFSLLHSPTEIQNIIDRIFELHSGPIELFEFNNVRFSCSSDKISDWILGAALKGVKEIKIAEKDSEISEVPAAIFLCQTLRSLALTNFLMTSLPDRFGGFSGLTNLDLYKVELKDRIIELMLQLCSGLELLILLNCKGLERLKICSKSLIALSISSEIRAITANCPRLTSLHVILLHNTKVELDLPACLSLCTNKLESFTGLRTLRKIIFMNGMFWRNVKILKEFPDLEQMCIHKGRYSDTDFSRRDDEAILPLENLKGVHLNITYFHDPVPLLSCLFRIAPALKTLLISRKKGFDGVNALRFINLAWNLQRPSTETKVFLSRHTVKEERCFDCNLVNFIRE, encoded by the exons ATGGCTCGGAGAAGAAGTCGACGAACCCTAGACGACTTGCCAGACGGCATTCTGCGCTTGATTCTCAGTAAAATTCCCTTCAAAGAAGCAGTGCGTTGTTCAGTTGTCTCAAAGGGATGGAGATCTTGTTGGAGATTTGTCGAAAACTTAAAATTTTCAGAGGATTTCTTTTCTTTATTGCATAGCCCTACTGAAATCCAAAATATAATAGATCGTATTTTTGAGCTTCATTCTGGTCCAATTGAACTTTTCGAGTTTAACAATGTTCGATTCTCCTGTTCAAGTGACAAGATTTCTGATTGGATTCTTGGAGCTGCTCTTAAAGGTGTGAAAGAGATTAAGATTGCAGAGAAAGATTCAGAAATTTCTGAAGTTCCGGCAGCCATTTTTTTATGCCAAACGCTCAGATCTTTGGCTCTGACAAATTTTCTTATGACAAGCCTGCCAGACCGTTTTGGTGGCTTTTCTGGGCTGACAAATCTGGATCTTTATAAAGTTGAGCTGAAAGACAGGATCATTGAGCTCATGTTGCAATTATGTTCAGGTTTGGAACTTTTAATCCTTCTTAACTGCAAAGGGCTTGAGAGATTAAAGATATGTTCAAAGAGTCTCATTGCTCTCTCTATCTCCTCTGAAATCAGAGCAATAACAGCAAATTGTCCGCGATTAACCAGCCTTCATGTAATATTGCTTCATAACACCAAGGTGGAATTGGATTTGCCAGCATGTTTAAGCCTATGTACAAATAAACTTGAATCATTTACAGGTCTAAGAACACTGAGAAAAATTATCTTTATGAACGGGATGTTTTGGCGCAATGTAAAGATTCTCAAAGAATTTCCAGACTTGGAACAAATGTGTATACACAAGGGTAGATACTCAGAT ACAGACTTTTCTCGGCGTGATGATGAGGCGATTTTACCGCTGGAGAATCTAAAGGGGGTTCATCTGAACATAACCTACTTTCATGATCCTGTGCCTCTACTTTCCTGTCTTTTCCGAATAGCTCCTGCTCTGAAAACTTTATTAATTTCCCGAAAGAAAGGATTCGATGGCGTTAATGCTCTGCGATTTATCAACCTGGCTTGGAATCTTCAGCGACCATCTACAGAAACCAAAGTTTTCTTATCACGGCATACTGTCAAGGAAGAGAGATGCTTCGACTGCAATCTTGTGAATTTTATCAGAGAGTGA